A segment of the bacterium genome:
GCTATGCCCCCGGCGAAGCGAGCTATGCCCCCGGCAAAGCGAGTAACGCCCCGGCAAAACGGGTTCCAAGGTTGTTTTTAAAAGCGAACGGTTCTACAATCGCCGGGCGGCCCCCGGCTTTCACGTATGTTCCAAACCCGATTCATACCGGCAGAGCTCGTCTACGACGGAACCCAACTCACCACTCACTGGCCGCGCCGGTCGGCCGGTGTGGAGGGTGATTGCGTTGGATGTGCTTGTCGAGGGCGACGACATCTACACGCCCGACCGGCGAAAGTTTTCGGTTTCCATCGCCACCGTAAGCCCCCTGGCCGGGCTCATCCATATTGGTCTGAACGACGATCCTACCGGTGCCCCGGTGCCGGCGGTCGGGTTGGTCGAGCTGGGCGTCGGCGCGGCCGATTTCGCCCGCGAGCTCCTGGGAGTATTCGAAAAAGCGGAACAAGGTCTCTCGTCCGCGGCGGCCAAGGTGAGGGCGGTGGAATGATGGAGCGCCCGCTCCTACGCAACCTCTTCCCCCTCTTCCTCCTCTGGGTGTGGGCGATAATCTTCCTGGCGACCGGAGGGTTGCGGTTCGAAATCGTCGAGGTGAAGTACCCGCCCGCCGGACCGACCGACGCCGAGAGGCTCGAGGTGCGGGTTCTTTTCCAGAATGCGACTCCCGGCGATTACTTCACCTGCCATTGGATGCCGCCCGCGCCCGCGGAACCCCTGTCCAAGACCCTGCGGGTGGGCTCGACCGACGGCGAGCTATTTTTCACCCTGACCGGCTTCGAGGTCCCCTCCGGGTACCACCGGCTCGACCTAACCGATGACACCGGTGTTCCCCTCACCACGAGGGTGCTCTACATCCCGCCGCGTCCGCCCCAGTACGTGACGCGGATAGACTGGGAGGAATCGGGGCTCCTGGCCGCCGTGAATTACAGACACTGCGAGTCCGGCGCTCGCCTGACGGGGAGCTGGAGCTACGACGGCCGGACCATACCCGAGGCGGAGCGTGAGGTGACCCTGGGCACGAGCTGCGGTTCGGCGGATTTTCACCTGGGCCACCCTCCCGATGGGCGCTTGGCCGGGGGCTGTTACGAATTCACCCTCCTGGACGAAGGCATGTTCGTCAGCCGCACCGTCGCTCCACCGCAGCTCTCCCCGCAGTAATTCCTTTCATTTTAGGTAGTTTTTTGCTATAAACCCTCTGGACCCCATACCCCGGGCGAATTAAATGCAGGCAGTCATCCTCGCCGCCGGACGGAGCACCCGCACCTATCCCCTGACGGTTAAGACCCCCAAGGCCCTCTACGAGGTCGCCGGGCACTCGATACTCGAGCTGAACCTGCGCGCCGTCGAGGGCCTGGTGGACGAGGCCATTATCGTTGTCGGTTTCATGGGGGAGAAGATAATCCGGCGCCTGGGTTCCAGCTACCGGGGCATCCGGCTGCGCTACGTGGAGCAGAAGGAGCAGAAGGGGACGGGGCACGCCCTTCTGTGCGCCGCCGATAAAATCTCCAGCGAGGCGCTCGTGCTCATGGGGGACGACCTCTACCGCGACGAGAATTTCGAAGAGCTGTTCGAGCACCCCAACGCCGTGCTGGCCCAGCGCGTCACCGATCCCGAACGCTTCGGGGTCTTCACCGTGGAGGGCGACCGGGTCACCGGCGTCCACGAGAAGCCCACCCAGTTCGTTTCTGACCTGGCAAACACGGGCTGTTTCAAGGTCAACGCCGAATTCCTCCGGCTGCTCACAGACCTGGAGCCGAGCGAACGCGGCGAGATAGAGATGACGGGAGCGGCCGCCAAGCTGGCCGCCGAGGGCAAGCTCCACTGGGTCGAGTCCAACGGCGGCTGGTACGCCATCGGCTACCCATGGCACCTGTTGGAGGCCAAC
Coding sequences within it:
- a CDS encoding DUF366 family protein — encoded protein: MLVEGDDIYTPDRRKFSVSIATVSPLAGLIHIGLNDDPTGAPVPAVGLVELGVGAADFARELLGVFEKAEQGLSSAAAKVRAVE
- a CDS encoding sugar phosphate nucleotidyltransferase — translated: MQAVILAAGRSTRTYPLTVKTPKALYEVAGHSILELNLRAVEGLVDEAIIVVGFMGEKIIRRLGSSYRGIRLRYVEQKEQKGTGHALLCAADKISSEALVLMGDDLYRDENFEELFEHPNAVLAQRVTDPERFGVFTVEGDRVTGVHEKPTQFVSDLANTGCFKVNAEFLRLLTDLEPSERGEIEMTGAAAKLAAEGKLHWVESNGGWYAIGYPWHLLEANTRLIQDRPLQRFNVKARLLGDVHRCVTVNILEDSWIGRGCILTDRVMISRNCYVHPGVQIMNRTAVGPNTQIAGGTQIGNCLIGANVQIGRRCLLTRCVIGDGAVLGDAVTAFCDPPPDGKIYSNVKGERVEVDLPKFGAVIGPGAYVAPMTVLMPGAKIAAGASTEFGEIVHGDKGEIWPEGE